A single region of the Sorghum bicolor cultivar BTx623 chromosome 9, Sorghum_bicolor_NCBIv3, whole genome shotgun sequence genome encodes:
- the LOC8085089 gene encoding putative leucine-rich repeat receptor-like serine/threonine-protein kinase At2g14440, which translates to MPPARPHLVAAAAVLLLLPLAAAQGFRGFSYLLSCGASSPVTDGRGLRWDPDGGYVSAGAPGAVSLPGLVDPTLATLRTFPLRPGAKFCYELPVDRNRRYLVRPTFFYGALFASSSAPPPPVFDLIVDGTFWTAVNTTDDARAGAASSYEGVFPASGRNMSFCLGVNPDYTDAGPFISALQVIQLDDSVYNATDFPTSAMGLIARTKFGSTGGIERYPNDSFDRYWQPFPDNKHAVSSTQNVTSADFWNLPPPDVFNTAFVAEQDAPLVLQWPPVALQNDSYYVSLYFADTLPDNSRTFDVYINDYLFFKDLNVTSAGLSVFATQWILSGLTTIILKPASPSALPPLINAGEVFGLFPVGRLTYARDVLALESMKKNLQNIPEDWNGDPCMPSGYSWTGVTCDEGSKIRVISLNFSSMGLSGFLSPDIANLTALTDISFAHNRLGGSIPNLSNLRNLQRLHLQENQLTGSVPETLGTINTLREIFLQDNNLNGTVPENLLNKTGLTYIFLPGNSFSPQPPH; encoded by the exons ATGCCGCCTGCCCGCCCCCACctcgtggccgccgccgccgtcctcctcctcctccccctcgcCGCCGCGCAGGGGTTTCGCGGCTTCTCTTACCTCCTCAGCTGTGGCGCGTCGTCCCCCGTCACCGACGGCCGCGGCCTCCGCTGGGATCCCGACGGGGGCTACGTCTCTGCCGGCGCCCCCGGCGCGGTCTCGCTCCCGGGCCTCGTCGACCCCACGCTCGCCACGCTCCGCACCTTCCCGCTCCGTCCCGGGGCCAAGTTCTGCTACGAGCTCCCCGTCGACCGGAACCGCCGCTACCTCGTCCGCCCCACCTTCTTCTACGGCGCGCtcttcgcctcctcctccgcgccgccgccgcccgtctTCGACCTGATCGTGGACGGCACCTTCTGGACCGCCGTCAACACCACCGACGACGCGCGCGCCGGCGCCGCGTCGTCCTACGAGGGCGTGTTCCCTGCCAGTGGCAGGAACATGAGCTTCTGTCTCGGGGTCAACCCGGACTACACCGACGCCGGCCCGTTCATCTCCGCGCTGCAGGTGATCCAGCTCGACGATTCCGTGTACAACGCCACGGATTTCCCGACCAGCGCCATGGGTCTCATTGCTCGCACCAAGTTTGGCTCCACTGGCGGCATAGAGAG GTACCCTAATGACAGTTTTGATCGCTATTGGCAGCCATTCCCGGACAACAAGCATGCTGTCAGTAGCACCCAAAATGTTACATCAGCTGACTTCTGGAATCTTCCCCCTCCTGATGTGTTTAACACAGCTTTCGTAGCAGAACAAGATGCACCCCTTGTGTTACAATGGCCTCCAGTGGCTCTTCAAAATGATAGCTATTATGTTTCCCTCTACTTTGCTGATACATTGCCTGATAATTCAAGGACCTTTGACGTATATATAAATGATTACCTCTTTTTCAAAGATCTAAATGTCACGTCAGCTGGTCTTTCTGTCTTTGCAACACAATGGATTCTCTCAGGCTTGACCACAATTATATTGAAACCTGCTTCTCCTTCTGCTCTTCCTCCACTTATTAATGCTGGCGAGGTCTTTGGGCTTTTTCCTGTAGGAAGATTGACATATGCACGGGATG TACTTGCCCTGGAGAGTATGAAGAAAAACCTTCAAAATATACCTGAAGATTGGAATGGAGATCCATGCATGCCTTCAGGATATTCTTGGACCGGAGTTACATGTGATGAAGGATCAAAAATACGTGTCATCTCATT GAACTTTTCAAGTATGGGCCTCTCTGGATTTCTTTCACCTGATATTGCCAATCTGACTGCTTTGACTGAtat ATCTTTCGCACACAACAGACTGGGTGGGTCTATTCCGAATCTTAGCAACCTAAGAAATCTCCAACGACT GCACCTGCAAGAAAACCAGCTAACTGGATCGGTACCTGAGACATTGGGAACAATCAATACATTGCGTGAAAT ATTTTTACAGGACAATAATTTAAATGGAACAGTTCCAGAGAACTTACTGAACAAGACAGGATTGACTTACAT ATTTCTGCCAGGGAATAGCTTCTCTCCACAACCACCGCATTGA